One genomic segment of Gemmatimonadota bacterium includes these proteins:
- a CDS encoding SDR family NAD(P)-dependent oxidoreductase, whose amino-acid sequence METTPARTWIHPDMPNPLTKTAQHLVRMFLPKPMAAPVDLSGRHVIVTGASPGSLGYVTARILAGWGATVVATRVRDVALMGSSLKDDLRKRGADADNLTAHALDLRDPDSVTAFANWYRGRHQGKLHVLVNNAGIHRKTLAPRSEAPLTEDGFEVHWRTNYLGAFHLTWALLPLLQTGGLESGDARVVNVSSGLHDRAGNADLFGEIAHRHRPNRDLSRRNLPHGDLPPHDRPRYHSWDAYGKSKLAMNHMAFEIERRFAESHNLHGVAVHPGVVMTNLTLPQAFRGRIGKVTHRISSALASLVLLSPTAGAQTIVMCASQHPLQGSKYYERCAVAEPSADSLDADASKRLWEQSERWVGTLAQNAAHRTVRNANP is encoded by the coding sequence ATGGAAACCACGCCGGCCCGAACCTGGATACACCCGGATATGCCCAATCCCCTTACCAAAACTGCCCAGCACCTGGTGCGGATGTTTCTGCCCAAACCGATGGCGGCGCCGGTCGATCTATCGGGGCGCCACGTGATCGTGACGGGGGCGTCACCCGGTTCGCTCGGGTACGTAACCGCGAGGATCCTCGCTGGCTGGGGCGCGACGGTCGTGGCGACCCGGGTCCGCGATGTCGCTTTGATGGGATCGTCGCTGAAAGATGATCTGCGCAAGCGCGGCGCCGACGCGGACAACCTCACTGCGCATGCACTCGATCTCCGGGATCCGGACAGCGTCACCGCCTTCGCCAACTGGTACCGAGGCCGACACCAGGGCAAGCTCCATGTCCTGGTCAACAACGCGGGCATCCACAGGAAGACCCTGGCCCCGCGCAGCGAAGCACCATTGACCGAAGATGGCTTCGAGGTCCACTGGCGGACCAACTATCTCGGCGCCTTTCACCTGACCTGGGCGTTGCTGCCCCTCCTGCAGACAGGCGGACTCGAAAGCGGCGACGCGCGGGTCGTCAACGTGTCCTCCGGACTCCACGACCGGGCTGGGAACGCGGATCTTTTTGGCGAGATTGCGCACCGCCACCGGCCGAACCGCGATTTGTCGCGCCGCAACTTGCCGCATGGCGATTTGCCACCCCACGATAGGCCGCGCTACCACTCCTGGGACGCGTACGGCAAGTCGAAACTGGCGATGAATCACATGGCCTTTGAAATTGAAAGACGATTCGCCGAATCACACAACCTGCACGGGGTGGCCGTACACCCGGGCGTCGTGATGACCAACCTGACCCTGCCGCAGGCGTTTCGAGGACGGATCGGCAAGGTTACGCATCGTATCAGTTCCGCGCTGGCCTCGTTGGTCCTGCTGTCCCCGACTGCCGGGGCGCAGACCATCGTGATGTGTGCAAGCCAGCACCCGCTGCAAGGGAGTAAATACTACGAGCGTTGCGCCGTCGCCGAACCGAGCGCTGACAGCCTGGACGCTGACGCCTCGAAACGCCTGTGGGAGCAGTCGGAACGGTGGGTCGGGACCCTCGCGCAAAACGCTGCACACCGCACAGTGCGCAACGCAAATCCGTAA
- a CDS encoding phytanoyl-CoA dioxygenase family protein, with product MVTRVILGKEQSMAMVDMKQIHALQDATELLARPDELLQRAAQHGCLFFRRLLDPARVMEVRRQVLAVCREHGWLAPGSDLNAGIANSGISVFEGDDSRWQAFYDDVQRIRDFHALALDPAVIGMLEVLFGEPVLAHSRNICRLVFPDTNAHSTPPHQDNYFIGGSDETWTAWIPLGDCPEELGGLAVNRGSHRGGMLETTEGVGPGGRQVPVEDATAWVGGDYACGDVIILHSLTIHQGRDNLSGDRLRLSSDYRYQPRSHPVREDSLQPHMNWLTWDQVYENWDEYDPVKYYWRDWDLDVVKREPR from the coding sequence ATGGTCACCAGGGTCATACTGGGAAAGGAACAGTCTATGGCGATGGTCGACATGAAGCAGATCCACGCCCTGCAGGACGCGACGGAACTGCTGGCGCGCCCTGACGAACTGCTGCAACGCGCCGCGCAGCACGGCTGCCTGTTTTTCCGGCGTCTGCTCGATCCGGCGCGCGTGATGGAGGTCCGGCGCCAGGTACTCGCCGTGTGCCGGGAACACGGGTGGCTTGCCCCCGGATCGGATCTCAATGCCGGCATCGCGAATTCCGGTATCAGCGTGTTCGAAGGCGACGACTCCCGATGGCAGGCTTTCTATGATGATGTCCAGCGGATCCGCGACTTCCACGCACTGGCCCTGGATCCCGCTGTGATCGGTATGCTCGAAGTGCTGTTCGGAGAACCCGTGCTTGCCCACAGCCGGAACATCTGCCGGCTCGTGTTCCCGGACACGAACGCCCACTCGACCCCGCCTCACCAGGACAACTACTTCATCGGCGGTTCGGACGAGACATGGACGGCCTGGATCCCGCTGGGTGACTGTCCGGAGGAACTCGGCGGGCTCGCCGTCAACCGGGGATCCCACCGCGGCGGCATGCTGGAGACGACCGAGGGCGTGGGGCCGGGCGGACGCCAGGTACCCGTCGAAGACGCTACCGCGTGGGTCGGTGGCGATTATGCCTGCGGCGACGTGATCATCCTGCACAGCCTGACCATCCACCAGGGCCGGGACAACCTCTCCGGCGACCGGCTCCGGCTGTCGTCCGACTACCGGTACCAGCCGAGAAGCCACCCTGTCCGGGAGGATTCCCTCCAGCCCCACATGAACTGGTTAACGTGGGACCAGGTTTACGAGAACTGGGATGAGTACGATCCGGTAAAGTACTACTGGAGGGATTGGGACCTGGACGTGGTCAAGCGGGAGCCGCGTTAG
- a CDS encoding citrate synthase/methylcitrate synthase, which translates to MSFSPGLKDVVAAETRLSHVDGEAGILVIGGYPLEEIAERATYEEMVYLLWHGKLPTAVALDGFAGELAASRPLPGVTFDLLRGAAKERRPVIDAVRMAVASLPSIDDTADARSLVAGLPTIVAAYWRLLHGKEPVEPEAGLGHVANLLYMLHGEIPGDDRVRALTTYLNTVIDHGMNASTFTARVIVSTRSDFVSAVTGAIGALKGPLHGGAPGPVISMLEAIGVVKNAESFLRAKLESGERLMGFGHAVYRVRDPRADVLSSAARAFFDREDDLYALAVHVEKTALELLEEYKPGRRLQTNVEFYTALVLKGLGLHPDLFTPMFAVGRVAGWTAHCIEQRAVDRIFRPESLYSGDKTRQWAPIDER; encoded by the coding sequence ATGTCATTTTCACCCGGTCTCAAGGACGTCGTTGCAGCGGAAACCCGCCTGAGTCATGTCGATGGCGAAGCCGGCATACTGGTCATCGGGGGATATCCACTCGAGGAGATCGCGGAACGCGCGACTTACGAGGAGATGGTATACCTACTGTGGCATGGAAAGCTGCCCACCGCGGTCGCCCTTGATGGATTCGCTGGTGAACTAGCCGCGAGCCGCCCGCTGCCCGGTGTCACCTTCGATCTGCTGCGCGGTGCAGCGAAAGAAAGACGCCCCGTCATCGACGCCGTCCGCATGGCCGTCGCGTCCCTTCCTTCCATCGACGACACGGCCGACGCCCGGTCCCTGGTGGCCGGCTTGCCGACCATCGTGGCGGCGTATTGGCGTCTGCTGCACGGCAAAGAGCCGGTAGAACCTGAAGCCGGTCTCGGCCATGTGGCCAATCTGCTGTACATGTTGCACGGTGAAATCCCGGGCGATGACCGTGTACGTGCACTGACGACCTATCTCAACACGGTGATCGACCACGGCATGAACGCCTCCACCTTCACGGCGCGGGTCATCGTTTCCACGCGTTCCGACTTCGTTTCTGCCGTTACGGGTGCGATCGGCGCGCTCAAGGGGCCGCTGCACGGCGGCGCACCCGGTCCCGTCATTTCGATGCTCGAAGCGATCGGCGTCGTCAAAAACGCCGAGTCCTTCCTTCGTGCAAAACTCGAATCCGGTGAACGCCTCATGGGCTTCGGACACGCGGTTTACCGGGTTCGCGACCCGCGGGCCGACGTCCTTTCGAGCGCAGCCCGCGCATTCTTCGACCGTGAAGACGACCTGTACGCCCTGGCCGTGCACGTCGAGAAAACCGCCCTCGAACTCCTCGAAGAATACAAACCCGGCCGGCGCCTGCAGACCAACGTCGAGTTCTATACCGCCTTGGTCCTCAAGGGGCTGGGTCTCCACCCGGACCTCTTCACCCCCATGTTCGCCGTGGGACGCGTCGCCGGCTGGACCGCCCATTGCATCGAGCAGCGGGCTGTAGACCGCATCTTTCGTCCGGAGTCCCTTTACTCGGGCGATAAGACCAGGCAGTGGGCGCCCATTGACGAACGGTAG
- the leuB gene encoding 3-isopropylmalate dehydrogenase, translating into MHQIAVLPGDGIGPEITREAVKVLKAVGERHQLDLVFTYHLVGGALLDAQGVALSDEVVEACRRSDAVLFGAVGGPKWDHLDMQDRADHALIRLRQELNVYVNLRQFRLYAGLEDASAVKADIISEGVDFIILRELSSGAYYGQPKFNEVTPSGRRAVDTIEYYDFQVERLARYGYELARQRRGRLTSMSKWNALESSRLWRDVVDEVAPDYADVDTRHEIVDAGAMNLIQRPAEYDVIVMPNMFGDILGDEAAVLAGSIGMVPSAEISLDGTSLYEPIHGSANDIEGKNIANPIAMILSGALMLRHSLACPDGADEIDRAVGRVIEDGYRTADIRRTDDQKRVSTSEMGDLVVNRITRIP; encoded by the coding sequence TTGCACCAAATTGCCGTATTACCCGGTGACGGGATCGGACCTGAAATCACCCGCGAGGCCGTTAAGGTACTGAAGGCTGTGGGGGAGCGGCACCAACTGGATCTCGTCTTCACCTACCACCTGGTCGGGGGAGCACTGCTCGATGCACAGGGCGTCGCATTGTCCGATGAGGTCGTGGAAGCTTGCAGGCGCAGCGATGCGGTTCTTTTTGGCGCGGTGGGCGGCCCCAAATGGGACCACCTGGACATGCAGGACCGGGCGGACCATGCCCTGATTCGACTACGGCAGGAACTAAACGTCTACGTGAACCTGCGGCAGTTCAGGTTGTACGCGGGGCTGGAAGACGCGTCCGCGGTCAAAGCCGATATCATAAGCGAGGGCGTTGACTTCATCATATTGCGGGAGCTTTCCAGCGGCGCCTATTACGGACAACCCAAGTTCAACGAAGTCACCCCCAGCGGCAGAAGGGCCGTCGACACCATCGAGTACTACGATTTCCAGGTCGAACGACTGGCGCGATACGGATACGAACTGGCGCGCCAAAGGCGTGGCAGACTGACCTCGATGTCGAAGTGGAATGCCCTCGAATCCTCCAGGCTCTGGCGCGATGTCGTCGATGAAGTAGCACCGGACTATGCCGATGTCGATACACGGCATGAAATCGTCGACGCCGGCGCCATGAACCTGATTCAGCGGCCCGCCGAGTACGACGTGATCGTCATGCCCAACATGTTCGGCGATATACTGGGCGACGAGGCGGCTGTGCTTGCCGGGTCTATCGGAATGGTTCCATCCGCGGAGATCTCACTGGACGGCACTTCGCTGTATGAGCCGATACACGGGAGCGCGAATGACATCGAAGGGAAGAACATCGCGAATCCCATCGCAATGATCCTGAGCGGCGCCCTGATGCTGCGACACAGCCTGGCATGTCCGGACGGCGCCGACGAGATCGATCGTGCGGTCGGCAGGGTGATCGAAGACGGTTACAGAACGGCAGACATCCGTAGAACCGACGATCAAAAGCGGGTATCCACCTCGGAAATGGGCGATCTGGTGGTTAACAGGATAACACGAATTCCCTGA